Proteins from a genomic interval of candidate division KSB1 bacterium:
- a CDS encoding TonB family protein has translation MLKAPYPTAQEQFKAGYCLRMERATVVALLLLILCFQLVPRYEARRRPLPLVPPAMEVQEVPVTRQHGAVAPPQRPAVPVPVDDPELPADETIELTELSFAPSLSGAGDPLGEAPGLVTPPRPVAEVFPEYPKSAREKGIQGVVKLSLLVAADGTVAEAIVISNTTGSEACAQAALKAARATRFIPGRRRGVPVPTWTIREYGFYF, from the coding sequence ATGTTGAAAGCACCTTATCCCACGGCCCAGGAGCAGTTCAAAGCTGGTTACTGTCTCCGGATGGAGCGGGCCACGGTCGTTGCTCTATTGCTCCTGATCCTCTGCTTTCAACTTGTGCCCCGGTACGAGGCGAGAAGGAGGCCCCTGCCGCTTGTCCCCCCTGCGATGGAGGTGCAGGAGGTGCCTGTGACGCGCCAGCACGGTGCGGTGGCCCCTCCGCAACGTCCTGCTGTGCCGGTCCCGGTGGACGACCCCGAACTGCCTGCTGACGAGACTATCGAGCTCACAGAGCTCTCCTTTGCGCCCTCTTTATCCGGCGCGGGCGACCCTTTAGGCGAAGCCCCCGGATTGGTGACCCCTCCGCGTCCCGTCGCCGAGGTGTTTCCAGAATATCCCAAGTCTGCTCGAGAAAAGGGAATTCAAGGAGTGGTGAAGCTAAGCCTTCTGGTAGCTGCCGATGGGACAGTTGCCGAGGCCATCGTGATCTCGAACACGACAGGGAGCGAGGCGTGCGCGCAGGCCGCTCTGAAGGCGGCGCGGGCTACCCGCTTTATCCCTGGTCGTAGGCGGGGGGTTCCAGTGCCAACCTGGACAATCAGGGAATACGGCTTCTACTTTTAG
- a CDS encoding tetratricopeptide repeat protein: MKRIVWTITVFVALPVIGAFAQGRSYAERLMREGNSLYERGDYQAAVARYQEALEAGYESGALYFNLGNAYYRIGDVGRAILNYERARRLLPDDEEVRFNLELANLRAVDRIVIPPRFILLRWMEDFKNWLGLGALFWLVMGLYAGVAGLLVGIILDRQGKMRRILRTVVWVLAVPLVVFALNLAVRLHEAHQSNEAIVLEDKVAARSGPDQDFSEQFFLHAGAKVRVEEVSGGWCRIRLPDGKVGWLPAATMERI; this comes from the coding sequence ATGAAGCGAATCGTGTGGACAATCACGGTGTTCGTGGCTCTTCCCGTTATCGGGGCGTTCGCCCAAGGGCGGAGCTATGCCGAAAGACTGATGCGTGAGGGAAACTCGCTCTACGAGCGCGGCGACTACCAGGCCGCTGTCGCCAGATACCAGGAAGCTCTAGAAGCCGGATACGAGAGCGGAGCCCTCTATTTCAACCTGGGGAACGCGTACTACCGGATTGGTGATGTGGGCAGGGCAATCCTGAACTACGAAAGGGCCAGGCGGCTTCTTCCTGACGACGAAGAGGTGCGCTTTAATCTCGAGCTGGCTAATCTAAGAGCTGTGGACCGGATCGTAATCCCGCCGCGCTTCATACTGCTCCGCTGGATGGAGGACTTTAAGAACTGGCTTGGTCTTGGTGCACTCTTCTGGCTGGTCATGGGGTTGTATGCGGGAGTGGCGGGGCTACTTGTTGGTATCATACTGGACCGGCAAGGCAAGATGCGTCGCATCCTGCGCACGGTAGTTTGGGTTTTGGCCGTGCCGCTGGTGGTCTTTGCCCTGAACCTTGCCGTTCGTCTACACGAGGCGCACCAAAGCAACGAGGCAATTGTTCTGGAAGACAAGGTGGCAGCCCGGAGTGGTCCAGACCAGGACTTCTCAGAGCAGTTTTTCTTGCACGCGGGGGCCAAAGTCCGCGTCGAAGAAGTGAGCGGCGGATGGTGCCGGATTCGGTTGCCCGACGGCAAGGTGGGTTGGTTACCCGCGGCAACCATGGAAAGAATCTGA
- a CDS encoding BatD family protein translates to MERHLHRLGRNGPEEPLRRLWWLVAVFVLAGIPSWAIDLTVTMSVDATVVAVNQPFTLIVEYSGAQANDAPTPELPDLSDFATYLGASGTSSSFQFINGRMSVSKTFTFRYLAVKEGEFEIPPVQVSYKGEVFKAQPVKVQVVKSPAPAAQPRPGQQRPQMGTEGGLEENLFLRAIVDRRRVYQHQPVVVTFRIYTRVEVTNYAITKLPTTTGFWAEEVPLPQQPVQRHEVVDGRQFVVADLKKMMLFPTTAGKVTIDAMGIECEVRQPRTRRTRDFFDSFFDDPFFDRVVRKAIYSAPITVEVLPLPEAGRPDDFAGAVGSFHISAGLDKSEVETNEAVTLTVRIGGTGNVMMIREPKVSIPPDLEQYKPKVNEEINRSGEAISGAKTFEYVLVPRFPGEHRIKPISFSYFDLASSSYRTVSTPELVLRVRKGARQVASVGGAMTKEEVRLVGQDIRFIKTDVRLYRRGGQAMIPRFAWALTVFPLLVLGAAVVYRRHVDRLAGDVAYARSRRANRLAMRRLHKAKGLIGQKTEKEFYAEVGRSLLGYVADKLNTSAAGLLSEEVERQLLARGVPSPQVEALMACLRECDYRRFAPISSSVEQMKQFYERAKDALVGIESAF, encoded by the coding sequence ATGGAGCGTCACTTGCACAGATTGGGGAGGAACGGCCCAGAAGAGCCCCTGCGACGGCTGTGGTGGCTCGTGGCCGTTTTTGTCCTGGCCGGAATACCCTCCTGGGCGATTGACCTCACGGTCACCATGAGCGTTGACGCCACTGTGGTGGCGGTGAATCAGCCGTTCACGCTCATCGTCGAGTATAGCGGCGCGCAGGCAAACGACGCCCCCACGCCCGAGTTGCCGGACCTGAGCGATTTTGCCACCTACCTGGGCGCCAGCGGCACCTCGTCCAGCTTCCAGTTTATTAATGGGCGGATGTCGGTGAGCAAGACCTTCACCTTCCGCTACCTTGCAGTCAAGGAAGGGGAGTTTGAGATCCCCCCAGTGCAAGTGAGCTACAAGGGCGAAGTGTTCAAGGCACAGCCAGTGAAGGTGCAGGTGGTGAAGAGTCCTGCCCCGGCGGCGCAACCCCGGCCAGGCCAGCAACGACCGCAAATGGGCACCGAGGGTGGCCTCGAAGAGAATCTCTTTCTGCGGGCCATAGTGGACAGGCGCCGGGTGTATCAGCATCAGCCGGTAGTGGTCACCTTCCGCATTTATACGCGCGTGGAAGTGACCAACTATGCCATCACTAAGCTTCCAACTACGACCGGCTTTTGGGCTGAAGAGGTCCCCTTGCCGCAACAGCCGGTGCAGCGCCACGAAGTCGTGGATGGCCGCCAGTTCGTTGTCGCCGACTTGAAGAAGATGATGCTTTTTCCCACCACGGCCGGCAAGGTTACTATTGACGCCATGGGGATAGAGTGTGAGGTGCGCCAGCCGCGTACACGCCGGACGCGCGACTTCTTCGACAGCTTTTTCGATGATCCGTTTTTCGACCGGGTGGTGCGCAAAGCCATCTACTCAGCGCCCATCACCGTAGAGGTACTTCCCCTGCCGGAGGCGGGCAGGCCGGATGACTTTGCAGGAGCCGTGGGTTCATTCCACATCTCCGCGGGCCTGGACAAGTCCGAGGTGGAAACTAATGAAGCCGTGACCCTCACCGTGAGGATTGGCGGCACTGGCAACGTCATGATGATCAGAGAGCCGAAGGTGAGCATACCGCCGGACTTGGAGCAGTACAAGCCTAAGGTGAACGAAGAGATCAACCGGAGTGGCGAAGCTATTTCCGGGGCCAAGACGTTTGAATACGTGTTGGTGCCGAGATTCCCCGGCGAGCATCGCATCAAGCCCATCAGTTTTTCGTACTTTGACTTGGCCAGTAGCTCCTATCGCACGGTCAGCACACCCGAGCTTGTGCTGCGGGTGCGAAAGGGAGCTCGGCAGGTGGCATCGGTGGGCGGCGCAATGACCAAAGAGGAAGTTCGCCTCGTAGGGCAGGACATACGTTTTATCAAGACGGATGTGCGCCTCTACCGGCGTGGGGGCCAGGCAATGATTCCGCGGTTTGCTTGGGCCCTCACTGTTTTCCCGTTGCTGGTGCTCGGGGCAGCGGTCGTCTATCGCCGCCACGTGGATCGCCTGGCTGGGGATGTGGCGTATGCCAGGAGTAGGCGTGCCAATCGCTTGGCCATGAGGAGATTGCACAAGGCCAAGGGGCTGATAGGGCAAAAGACGGAAAAGGAGTTCTATGCCGAAGTGGGGCGCAGCTTGCTGGGGTACGTGGCCGACAAACTGAATACTTCGGCCGCTGGCCTGCTGAGCGAGGAAGTCGAGAGGCAACTCCTGGCACGCGGCGTGCCTTCTCCTCAGGTGGAGGCCCTGATGGCTTGTTTGCGCGAGTGCGACTATCGCCGTTTCGCCCCCATCAGCTCTAGTGTCGAGCAGATGAAGCAGTTCTATGAACGGGCGAAAGACGCTTTGGTGGGAATAGAGAGCGCTTTTTAG
- a CDS encoding tetratricopeptide repeat protein, with product MRVHLLAGAFLVLLPAVVLAQAGRRQVAQGNRLFAQEKYEAAANKYRDALNHDPLSPIVHFNLGTTDYKRQNYEDALKDFDKALNSPDVATQAKAYYNIGNTLFRMGKLPESILAYQRALQLDPNDVDAKYNLELVRALLKNSAQKQSVSQQQEQQQEQQKQEGQQGQQQQGQKREEEQQQERQEQGEQQAGEAEEQQGKEKDMSKEDAERILDALNQSEKDAQQERKVPARGSRRVLKDW from the coding sequence ATGCGTGTGCATCTCTTAGCCGGAGCTTTCCTTGTCTTGCTCCCTGCGGTGGTGTTGGCACAAGCCGGCCGCCGGCAGGTTGCTCAAGGGAATCGCCTCTTTGCCCAGGAAAAGTACGAAGCTGCTGCAAACAAGTACCGCGATGCACTCAATCATGACCCCCTGTCGCCGATAGTTCACTTCAACCTCGGTACGACTGACTACAAGCGGCAGAACTATGAGGATGCACTGAAAGATTTCGACAAGGCCTTGAACAGCCCGGACGTGGCTACGCAGGCCAAGGCGTACTACAACATCGGCAATACTCTGTTTCGGATGGGGAAGCTGCCGGAGAGCATTCTCGCCTACCAGAGAGCGCTGCAGTTGGACCCCAACGACGTTGATGCCAAGTACAATTTAGAATTGGTGCGGGCGCTCCTCAAGAACAGTGCCCAAAAGCAGTCTGTGAGCCAGCAACAGGAACAGCAGCAGGAGCAGCAAAAGCAAGAAGGCCAACAGGGGCAGCAACAGCAAGGGCAGAAGCGAGAGGAGGAGCAACAGCAGGAGCGCCAGGAGCAAGGTGAGCAGCAGGCCGGCGAAGCCGAAGAGCAGCAAGGCAAAGAAAAGGACATGTCCAAAGAGGATGCTGAGCGCATCCTGGATGCCCTGAACCAGAGCGAAAAGGACGCGCAGCAGGAACGCAAGGTGCCGGCCCGGGGGAGCAGGAGAGTGCTGAAGGACTGGTAA